The following are encoded in a window of Gymnogyps californianus isolate 813 unplaced genomic scaffold, ASM1813914v2 HiC_scaffold_32, whole genome shotgun sequence genomic DNA:
- the LOC127028408 gene encoding twist-related protein 2-like gives MKEESMCPDSPEGSLVTSEEEGERLHKKCLRKRGQGGKPAEDCGAPSPQGKRSKRSPVPQSFEDVHTQRVIANVRERQRTQSLNDAFAELRKIIPTLPSDKLSKIQTLKLAARYIDFLYQVLQSDELDHKITSCNYLAHERLSYAFSVWRMEGAWSMSASH, from the coding sequence ATGAAAGAGGAAAGCATGTGCCCGGACTCCCCCGAAGGCAGCCTGGTCACCAGCGAGGAGGAAGGCGAGCGGCTGCACAAGAAATGCCTCCGCAAGCGTGGCCAGGGGGGCAAGCCGGCGGAGGACTGCGGGGCTCCCTCGCCGCAGGGCAAGCGGAGCAAGCGCAGCCCCGTCCCGCAGTCCTTCGAGGACGTGCACACGCAGCGCGTGATCGCCAACGTGCGGGAACGCCAGCGGACCCAGTCGCTCAACGACGCCTTCGCGGAGCTGCGGAAGATCATCCCGACGCTGCCCTCCGACAAGCTGAGCAAGATCCAAACCCTCAAGCTGGCTGCCCGCTACATAGACTTCTTGTACCAGGTCCTGCAGAGCGATGAGCTGGACCACAAGATCACCAGCTGCAACTACCTGGCCCACGAGAGGCTCAGCTACGCCTTCTCCGTCTGGAGGATGGAAGGGGCTTGGTCCATGTCCGCATCCCACTGA